A segment of the Myotis daubentonii chromosome 6, mMyoDau2.1, whole genome shotgun sequence genome:
gcaaccttttggtacataggacgacgcccaaccaactgagccacaccagccagggcaatgatGACTAATTCTAAATCAGAATCTGGATTGGCCTATGCTATTGTGTAATTTTCAGACAGGTGACTCTGATCTCTGACACGAACTGAAAATATGCTTTGGATAATTAATTCCAGTTAAAACAAGTTATTTGCTTATTACTTGCTCTGAATGTATTTATACTTTCATTATGTACTAGGCATATGTATTAGGAACTAAGGTGACTCGGGTGTCATCTTGAGACATaactaaacattttaattaatgctAACAAGGAAACTCCTTTAAGAAATAGGTCTCTATCACTATTATACAAGGAAATGAGGATAGTGAATAAAATGGCATCAgtttcttattatatttttttaaagaccaaagTAGGAGTAATTACCCAATTTTACAAATGCTTTCTGGGTTTCTATTCAGTATCTACTTtcttaaagttttgtttttttctcccctagAGCTTATGTCACATAAACATATATTATTGTAATATGATAAATAGGatgataaaatatactttatgataataaaaataatgttttatacatCTAGTACACCATTAAAAATCAACAGGTTGATAAAATTCAGGCTGACATAAGAGACTTCTTCAAATCAAATTTTTATGGTTATAAATCTATAAGAAGTTAAGAAGTTTTTTACTAGTGTTAACATTTCAGAGGacttattctaatttttttccattccttccacATGCtatgattccacatatgagtgagattccacatgtgatacttgtctttctctgactggcttatttcacttaacataatactctccaagtccttccatgctgtctcagagggtaagagatctagatttcacatataagtgaaatcgtaAGGCATTTGCCCTTCTCTGTCTGATCCTTTTTTTGTCAACTTGATGAATCATTATTCAAGGCCTGGTTCAACTGCTCTATTGTCTCTCCCTGCTGACTCTTTGGGCCAGACTTGATTGTTCTTGCTTCTATACTCCCAGAACCTCTGCAGTAGTACCTTGTGCACTGTCTTATAGGTGATTGATTGTATTTTGTCCCCGTCTCTCCAACTAAGTTATAAATTCCTTGAAGATCTAGTATTCATCTTTGCATTTTCAGATACCTAACATAGTAGTAAACACTCAAGCAATGTTTAGTTAATTGACCCACATATTCATTAGAGTTTCAATGGTGACTTATATTGTTTGTGGCCAGGATCAACTGCCTGCATTCACCAGCAAGGTGTACAGTGCAGTAGCAAACCTCTGGAAACCATGGCTAGATGAAGAAGCTATTCAGACTTTAAAGAAAGGTAGGTGAAAGATGTACTCATCTCTATTTTGCCTCTATTTTTATTAACGTTGTTTAGACTTAGGTCTTTCATATTTGCTTGGCTGTGCCAATTCTGAAGAGCCTCTGTGCCCAGTTTTTCTGGAGGCCACAAATCATGTTTGAAAGCcgaggagagagaggcagggatggTGAGTGGACCCAGGGCCAGCATCTCAGTGACTAGCTCTGACAGTAGACTCTTGGGTGTTCTGTCACCACTGGTTTGCTGGTGTCAGTGGGCTTATACCTTTAAGCTTCATCTCCATAGAGAGTGTAGTATCTCTGGTTTGTCTGCCATTTCTTCATTGGTCTCTGGCAAGATCCATGTGTGTTGCCATTCTTTGTATTTTGTATTTCACAATAATTCTCAACTTCCCCAATCATACAAGAGTAAGAGTTGgtatattaatatttcttttacaaaattcAGTACCTTGTTGTCTAGTGCCAACATATTTGTTGTATTTTCACCTGAATATTGGAAACAACTCTCGTTACTTCTATGTATAGAAGAGCGAACATTGGACCTGGCACATGTAGGTTTTCCATAGTGTTTGTTAGACCTGATTCTTACCTAATGATGGCCTGTGTATATGCAAACTAAACAATGagatcctatgtaataaaagcctaatatgcaaattgactgaacggcagaaagACCGGTGAAATGACtagtcgctgtgatgtgcactgaccaccagggagcagatgcttaacacaggagctgccccagggcccaggccagccaaggtgggtgccagtggggaccccccctgatcaccccactggtcacctgcagagggaggcgagcggtgggggtgggggtggggccagcaagctggcagcgccaggctggccaaggtgggtgccaatgGGAGCCCCCAATCATCCTGCCAGTTACCCTAtagataggccctgattgccggccaggcttagggaccctacccatgcacaaatttcatgcaccaggcctctagtataaatataaccATCCTGGCTGGtttgtaaatctttttttttttttggtaaatcttAATGAAGAATTTGCTTTCATAGTGACTGCATATCTGTGAGTGTGTTTCTCTAGAATgtgtttaaatttgtttttataggTGGCTTTTATTCACAGAAAGTTTCAACTAATCCGAACCTTAGGATCATCAGCTTAAACACAAACTTGTACTACGGCCCAGATATTGTGACCCTGAATAGGAGTGACCCAGCAAATCAGTTTGAATGGCTAGAAAATACACTGAATATCTCTCAGCAAAATAATGAGAAGGTAGATTTCATAGACCCAAATCATAAGGGGATAAACAGAGGGCCtaatttgtgtatttattaaacttggggcgggggggacatGCATGTCAggtattaataaaaatagtaaaatttgaAGATGTTTTCATATGAAATGCATGATAATGTATCTcttgttatgttttattttgttttgcttttaatgttttgaggattGATTGACATCAGTTCATATAAAAAAAGctgatattaaaaaaattgtgaCCAATGTTACAGTTAACATATATGATCAACAGTGtagcttatttattatttttaactagtggcccagtgcataaaatttgtgcggggggggggggggatgtgtcccttagcccagcctgcaccctctctaatctgggatccctcgggagatgtccgactgccggcagttggacatcctctcgcaatccaggaccactggctcctaactgctcacctgcctgcctgcccggtCGCTCctcaccactctgcctgcctgataacccctaaccgcctctgcccgcctgcctgatcacctctaactggctctgcctgcctgcctgatcgcccctaaccatctctgcttgcttgcctgatgctcctaactgctcccctgctggcctgatcacctccagctgctctcccctgcctgcatgatcgcccctaactgcctctgccttggcctctgccaccatggctttgtgcagaaggacgtccagaagacacctggtctatccagtctaattagcatattacccttttattagtatagatatatttttttttattgatttcagagaggaagggagagagacagagagatagaaacatcatgaatggagagaatcattgattggctgccccctgcacgccccctactggtgggggatcaagcccgcaacctggtcatgtgcccttgtttggaatagaacctgggaccctgtagtcttcaggccaacgctctatccactgagccaaactggctagggcagcagtGTAGTTTAAATGAGACAAGAGCATATATAGTGAAATAAATAGTTttctaatttcatattttttggTAATAAATTGGAGAGATGGTATATTtgctttctaaattttaattaatatacttTTGATCTTGGGTATCTAAATGTCATTTAGTTACAACAAATGTGCAGAAAGATTCTCATCAGTTCTCCTGTGTTTCTTTCCCCAGGTGTACATCATAGCACATATCCCAGTGGGCTATCTGCCCTATTCAATGGGCACTACAGCCATGAGAGAATTGTATAATGAGAAACTGATAGATATTTTTAGAAAGTACAGCAATGTCATTGCAGGACAATTTTATGGACACACTCACAAAGACAGCATCATGGTTCTTTCAGATGAAAAAGGTAACGTTAAAAGCACTTCTTACAGATATCAGACAGCCCTCTGGGTcagagggagagggctgtccccaaccTCGATTCTCGTGTTTTCACATAAATGCATTTATACAAGAGGCCTTGATTGCGTTGTGATGAAGCCAattttattaaagcaattaaagcatgcacctttattaaagaagcaaggcaAGCAAATCTATGCATCTGGTTTAGGAAGCACAGATGGGTCCCAGCTAATCTGAAgagtgagtggggtgggggtccgAGGCATTATATACCATCCTGTCTATAGGTTTCAGCATCCctctgctgaatattttggtaCAGATTCATTCTCAAGGTCCCTTTCTACCTTGTTGTgtccttcccagaattcatgagaagcacctggcaactttaacttgccaagccttgaggctgctggctgctctgcttagggagtaaaactgccttttcttcctttcctcttcccccctccttttctgcATTCTCTCCTTAGGGAGgattttaaccatttgctctcacgtgtccttggctggggaagataatggcttgttatttACAAGCTGGTTGTAAATTGCTCACACTGTTCAGCCTTGTTTTAACTCTCCTGTCTCAGGTTCCCTAGTCACTTGCTCTGGATTTTCCTAGCCTCTTACTGCCCTGTAACAGTAATATGACATTTTGTTCGTATCGCCCCAATCCAAGATGCTAAAGCAAAGCATCGAAACGCCGGTAATGTTTACTGAGTTAGCaaattaaatgtttcattaaATCCAGCACCAGATTTTACTTAATATAAAAAGCAAAGGACAATTTACCATTGGTTTAAAGTAAAACATAATAAACTCTTTTAAGTACTTATATGCATTGTTAATGACTcagcattaaaagaaaaaaaaacacagaagaaacTCTAGCATCAAACTGAACAATGatgatctattttaaaaaattatttctgcatGAGGGTAGAAAACTTGAGAGTTAACAAAGCAAGACTTCTGATTTTATAGTAGTCAGTgtagagaaaaatcaatatgtgtttttttcaGTAATTGGGGAAAATTTTTGAAATGCTTTACCTTTTTTATTTGGAATGGGTGGTCTTGGTAAAAATGATGATCTTTTAGAAGTTGATAGTTTTTTTACTCGGAAATTTAGTTCTATGATATGTATAAAACATGGTGACActtaaatcaaatatttattatgtaatcATTGGAATATTGTTTCAGGTAGAGGTACAGGACATGTACTTGTAATAActtgaattttttattatgaaacattttaaatatccaAGAGCAGAGAGAATGGTAAAATTAACTCATGTACCATCATTTATTTTAACATCTATCAAGattttgccacatttgctttacccatccattttttaaattttttcctgaaTTACCTAAAAGTGAATCTTAACATCAGATGTTTTAACCCTACATGCTTCTGGATAGATTGCTAAAATACATGAGTCACTTACATAATCATAATACCTTTAATTTAtctaacaaaattaataataattctttGCTATCTTTTAATACCAAcccataataaaatgtttctattttctcaaaAGTGTTTCTGACAGATGTTTCAAGTCAGGAATCATTAAAGATCATATATTTTTGGCCTACTATGTCTATTAATCTCTTAACCTGGAACTTGTTCATATTTTCAATATAGTTAAACTCAGTCTCTAAACAAATGTTTTTTATGTGCACATGTTTTGTCCAGGAAGTCCAATAAATTCTGCGTTTGTGGCTCCTGCTGTTACCCCAGTGAAGGGCGCTTTACAGAAAGAGACCAACAACCCTGGAGTCAGACTATTTCAGTATGATCCTCATGATTATAAGTTATTGGTAAGTTGGTACAATTTTAGAATTGACCCCATACTTATACATGTCTTCATAACTTTCAGTAGTTGAGTTGAATGTTTTCAGCAGAGCTGTGTGCGCTGTGTTTTATGTAAAACTCCAATGTCTTCCTTTTTATGTTTGGAAGGTCAGCATTTGTAAGTGTGGGCTCATGAGGTCAGCCTTTGGGAGGCTGTTTCTCTAAAACCTCTAGACTTCACATTcagttagatcagtggttctcaaccttggctgcacattagaatcacctgggaatctttttaaaatcctgatttctgggcctcatcctccagaaattctgtttctttgttatggggtggggccacaacagtagtaacaaagaaacagaatttccggaggagaggcccagaaatcaggattttaaaaagattcccaggtgattctaatgtgcagccaaggttgagaaccactgagttagatgaAGGTTTCATTAGATAGTGTCTCATCTGTGGACTTGTATATGTGTTGAAACTTTTCACTAAGCCTTATTTGTTATTAATGACTCTTCTTTAGAATAAAGTTATGAAGGAGAGTATAGGTTCTGAACCCATACTGTCTCATGAGCTGTATCACCTAACTTCTCCGTCTGAGTCTATTCCTTTGTGAAATGGGGATTAAAATATTACTGCCTTCACtgagttgctgtgaggattacataTATAAAGCACTAAGGAAATGCTTGGCTCCtcttaagtgctcaataaatgtcggGAAAAACAATTTGTAAAGGAAATAAGTTGAGctgaacatttatttttgtgataAAAGTTCTCTGGAGCTTGTACATGACTCTGCTGTAGATAAATTTAGTATAGAAAGACTGAGCATTTAGTTTATGGGTAGTACTCCTTTCAACAAATTAATTGGGAAAGAACTTCTCAATTATAGTGTCTATTGTtgtaactatatatatttttcctagaTAAACTTAATAGGAGGTAGTCCTTTTATTTCctagaatatgtttttataaaagaGGTAGGGCAGAGGAAATCTGGTTTAATCCATAAACATTAGATTGAATGAGGAAATAAGACAATTGGCCTATAAATTAGTTCAAAGGAATCTTTTTACAACTATTGGTTGCCTATTTTTGGATCTGAacctcactcatatatggatctgtatgtgtgtatatatgtactaaCATAGAATGATGTCCCTGATATAGCactcaatactttttaaaagtccaaAAGTTTGTATGGTAtgacctcatttttttaaaaagcccaaaaTAGGAGATCGGTGTATATTTTCTAAATACTTATATTTGTTTTGTACATAAACTCTAGAACAACACAAGTAACACGAGTGTGTTGGTAAATGTTCAACAACCTGTTCACtcagaaaaaaaaccacacactttGATTTATAGTGTTTGCTGATTTCCATGATGTAAATACTCCCatcatggccaatttcaagctgcCAAAGTAATATCAACTAACTGGCAGGATTCCTGAAAATTTGACAATCGGCTCTTGTGAGCTGGTTACAGCCGCCTCCAGCACACCACTGATAGGTGTAATATTATTAGTGGTGGCCACTTCGGATGTGTGTGAATTGAAGGCTTTTTATTTTGTACATCTCTTTATGTAGTTTATATTAATTTGGATTAtgttccttcatttctttttaaagtgaaaaagtaATATAGCTCTTCTATTTGGACtctttctccaaaatcaattCTCACTTTTTTAAATGACTACAACTTGAAATTAGGAGTGTCACGTTAATCCTAGTAAGGACTCTTCTTGCTGCACAGTGTTTTATATGCCCCCGAATGAACCAGGctttcttaccgtttttaactgtAGGATATGTTGCAGTTTTACTTGAACCTGACAGATGCTAATCTAAAAGGAGAATCCAACTGGCAGCTGGAGTACACCCTGACCCAGACTTATGACATTGAAGATTTGCAGCCAAAAAGTTTGTATAGCTTAGCTAAAGAATTTGCAGCCCTAGACAGTAAGAAATTTGTAAAATACTATAATTACTACTTTGTGAGTTATGACAGCAGTGTAACTTGCGATGAGTTGTGTAAGTCCTTTCAAATTTGTGCAATTATGAATCTTGATCATAATTCCTATGTAGATTGCCTCAAACATTATTATCTAAAGCACAATCTATAGTATTTCACAACTTGTGTTCATAGAAAATGTAACAGTGCTCTGTTTCTGCGATCAGTTTGTGAGACTTGTTATGTAAATCTTTGTGAGTTACTGAGCGGGCAAACAGAATTCCtttctttgctttccttttttatgatgcccaaatgaagatatttttaatattccaaaTCTTTGTTACATTAAGTATATATAAACTGCCCACTGGAATGATGTTTAGATACACATTTTCTGTTTTCCAGTTTATATGATTATATCTAATTTATACTCTTGTGACAATGCCGTTTTTATAGTCAAGGAAACGACTTCTTCTGAAGTGTgatgaattatttttcaaaagataaTTTTCAGTTTGATTGATTCACTCTTATTAAAACCCCATGTGTAAACTGAAGCTCAAACTGTTTAAATCTCATGTGTAAACTAAGGTTAACTCTATTTACATGCACTGTGTCCTGTTGGGAAAACGCGGATTTCTCATTCGGGTCATCTCTGAGTCTATGAAACATCACCGGACACGTGGTATCTAGCTGTCTTCACTCTGTGAGTGAAGG
Coding sequences within it:
- the SMPDL3A gene encoding acid sphingomyelinase-like phosphodiesterase 3a; the encoded protein is MALRDALLCCLWVVWLGHPGLGLPLAPARRPSPAPAVGQFWHVTDLHLDPTYHITDDHTKVCASSKGTNASNPGPFGDVMCDSPYHLILSAFDFIKNSGQEASFMIWTGDSPPHVPVYELSTDTVIMVIANMTTTVQTLFPNLQVFPALGNHDYWPQDQLPAFTSKVYSAVANLWKPWLDEEAIQTLKKGGFYSQKVSTNPNLRIISLNTNLYYGPDIVTLNRSDPANQFEWLENTLNISQQNNEKVYIIAHIPVGYLPYSMGTTAMRELYNEKLIDIFRKYSNVIAGQFYGHTHKDSIMVLSDEKGSPINSAFVAPAVTPVKGALQKETNNPGVRLFQYDPHDYKLLDMLQFYLNLTDANLKGESNWQLEYTLTQTYDIEDLQPKSLYSLAKEFAALDSKKFVKYYNYYFVSYDSSVTCDELCKSFQICAIMNLDHNSYVDCLKHYYLKHNL